Proteins encoded by one window of Anabaena sphaerica FACHB-251:
- a CDS encoding VgrG-related protein, producing the protein MATYRALPTLTIDGANAPAQLMDDILQISIEESLHRPGMFTLVIQNDYYPGHTEDQVWRYKDLLQIGKSVTIGFQGSTTESIDFNNDKKGEIIQGEITAIDTHFTDKSQAPIIVQGYDVSHRLHRGRYNRSFLNMTDSDIVKKIVQEAGVKLGTIEPSGVVHEYVFQENQTNMEFLRERAARIGFELYIQNGNLYFRKPKADSELLTLKWLKDLHGFRVRVTSAEQVKEVEVRGWDYNTKKAIVSTAKAAKLITNTLNGKGSDTSNKFSGQPPTPKMIVVDQPVFNIKEADTMAQALCDELGGQFIYADAKAEGDTLIRPGKIVDLKEMGQHDGKYYITETRHTYHDRIYITEFSVRGLRGGDLLSTLAPQTKLQPGQTLLVGIVTDNVDPKGLGRVKVKFPTLTEDHNSNWARVVALGAGSDRGMYWLPEINDEVLVGFEHGDIHRPYIIGGVWNSQDPTPRTIADTVVNGKVRIREEKTRHGHKVTFVDDDGKEKQGYYIETAAGHCLRFNDTEKFIELETIGGHKIRMDDTSRSVEITTSRQQKISLNDINGSISIGTIGVTNILNMTSSGIININATGAINVNAAGAISIKSATNISLIAPTITLAGAATIFNPLMPMIPPRPL; encoded by the coding sequence CAACATTAACAATAGATGGCGCAAATGCCCCTGCTCAATTAATGGATGATATTCTTCAGATTTCCATAGAAGAAAGTCTGCATCGTCCAGGAATGTTTACTCTAGTCATCCAAAATGATTACTATCCAGGTCATACTGAAGATCAAGTTTGGCGCTACAAGGATCTATTGCAAATTGGTAAATCTGTCACTATTGGCTTTCAAGGCAGCACTACAGAGTCTATAGATTTTAATAATGATAAAAAAGGAGAAATTATACAAGGAGAAATTACAGCTATTGATACTCATTTCACTGACAAATCCCAAGCTCCTATCATAGTTCAAGGTTATGATGTTTCCCATCGCTTACATCGGGGACGTTATAACCGTTCTTTTCTAAACATGACTGATAGTGATATTGTCAAGAAAATAGTTCAAGAAGCAGGAGTAAAACTTGGCACTATTGAACCCAGTGGTGTTGTCCATGAATACGTTTTTCAAGAAAATCAAACTAACATGGAGTTTCTACGGGAACGAGCCGCACGAATTGGCTTTGAACTGTATATTCAAAATGGCAACCTCTACTTTCGTAAACCCAAGGCTGACAGTGAATTATTAACTCTCAAATGGTTAAAAGACTTGCATGGTTTTCGGGTACGAGTAACAAGTGCAGAACAGGTTAAGGAAGTTGAAGTCAGAGGTTGGGACTACAATACAAAAAAAGCAATTGTATCTACAGCAAAAGCAGCAAAACTTATTACCAATACGCTAAATGGTAAAGGTAGTGATACGAGTAATAAGTTTAGTGGACAGCCACCAACACCAAAAATGATTGTGGTGGATCAACCAGTTTTTAATATTAAAGAAGCCGATACAATGGCGCAAGCTTTGTGTGATGAATTGGGTGGACAATTTATCTATGCTGACGCTAAAGCTGAGGGTGATACTTTAATTCGTCCTGGAAAAATCGTCGATCTGAAAGAAATGGGACAACATGATGGTAAATATTACATTACCGAAACTCGTCATACTTACCATGATCGCATTTACATAACAGAGTTTAGTGTGCGGGGTTTGCGGGGGGGAGACTTATTAAGTACCCTTGCACCTCAGACTAAATTACAACCTGGTCAAACACTTTTAGTTGGTATTGTTACTGATAATGTAGACCCCAAAGGTCTGGGTCGAGTCAAAGTCAAATTTCCTACACTCACTGAAGATCATAACAGCAACTGGGCGAGAGTAGTGGCTCTGGGGGCAGGAAGCGATCGCGGAATGTATTGGCTACCAGAAATCAACGATGAGGTACTGGTAGGATTTGAACACGGAGACATTCACCGTCCCTACATTATTGGTGGAGTTTGGAACAGTCAAGACCCTACCCCTAGAACAATAGCTGACACAGTTGTTAATGGTAAAGTACGTATCCGGGAGGAAAAAACCCGTCATGGTCACAAAGTTACATTTGTTGATGATGATGGTAAAGAAAAGCAGGGATATTATATCGAGACGGCAGCCGGTCACTGTCTGCGGTTTAACGACACCGAGAAATTTATTGAATTAGAAACTATTGGAGGCCATAAAATCCGCATGGATGATACCAGTAGGTCTGTAGAAATTACTACCTCTAGACAACAGAAAATATCACTAAATGACATAAATGGCAGCATCAGCATAGGTACTATAGGTGTAACCAACATTTTGAATATGACATCTAGCGGTATAATTAACATCAATGCCACTGGTGCAATTAATGTCAATGCTGCTGGTGCAATCAGTATCAAATCTGCTACCAATATTTCCCTTATAGCTCCTACTATTACACTTGCTGGCGCGGCAACTATATTTAACCCATTAATGCCGATGATACCGCCGCGACCATTGTAA
- a CDS encoding GPW/gp25 family protein: protein MLDEIDNLQKPDYIGAGFAFPLRVNVQGGVQLSAATSNIEESIMIILRTDLGERVYRPNFGSRLSDLVFEPLSIQTLLLIRRYVEEALQMWEPRIILKRVRTDPDPIRGKVDVVIEYQPKNSPDPRSLVYPFYLESQESVEEMEE from the coding sequence ATGCTTGACGAAATTGATAACTTACAAAAACCTGACTACATTGGTGCAGGATTTGCCTTTCCTTTACGAGTCAATGTCCAGGGAGGAGTCCAACTTAGCGCGGCTACATCAAATATTGAAGAGTCTATTATGATCATTCTCCGCACCGATTTAGGGGAACGAGTATACCGCCCTAATTTTGGTTCGCGCTTATCCGATTTAGTCTTTGAGCCATTAAGTATCCAGACTTTGTTATTGATTCGTCGGTATGTTGAAGAAGCTTTGCAAATGTGGGAACCACGCATCATCTTAAAAAGAGTCCGCACTGATCCTGATCCAATTAGGGGTAAAGTCGATGTGGTGATCGAATATCAACCCAAAAATAGTCCCGATCCTCGTAGTTTGGTATATCCCTTTTATTTAGAATCACAGGAATCGGTAGAAGAAATGGAAGAATAG